One stretch of Narcine bancroftii isolate sNarBan1 chromosome 8, sNarBan1.hap1, whole genome shotgun sequence DNA includes these proteins:
- the cited4b gene encoding cbp/p300-interacting transactivator 4b, whose translation MAEHIMMSVNPGRFPDGTNGLQNYRMGINGLQTPQHVQAGLRRDHPGTPLLHYGGASMDNSGGMRSRPGLGNMTGQLNHHQMPANVMYSSQQQQFLDSLSPQQLMATVHLQKLNNQYHSHPLMGINNGMAPNSQPYRSALNQSQLPGIQHAAPPSLSLNVMDTDLIDEDVLTSLVLELGLDRIQELPELWLGQNEFDFISDFVNKQQPSTVSC comes from the coding sequence ATGGCAGAGCACATCATGATGTCCGTGAACCCCGGGCGATTTCCCGATGGTACAAACGGGCTTCAAAACTATCGCATGGGTATTAATGGATTGCAAACCCCTCAGCACGTACAGGCTGGCTTGAGGCGAGATCACCCGGGCACTCCGCTTCTGCACTACGGCGGGGCGAGTATGGACAACAGCGGGGGTATGAGGTCCCGTCCCGGGCTGGGTAACATGACCGGACAGTTGAACCATCATCAAATGCCCGCTAACGTGATGTACAGCTCCCAGCAGCAGCAGTTTCTGGACAGCTTAAGTCCCCAGCAGTTGATGGCCACGGTCCATCTGCAGAAACTGAACAACCAGTATCACTCTCATCCGCTGATGGGGATCAATAACGGCATGGCACCGAATAGCCAGCCGTACCGCAGCGCTCTCAACCAGAGCCAGTTGCCCGGGATCCAACACGCAGCGCCCCCGTCCCTCTCCTTGAACGTTATGGACACCGATCTGATCGACGAGGACGTTTTGACATCTCTTGTCTTGGAGCTCGGGCTGGATCGCATCCAGGAGTTGCCCGAGCTGTGGCTGGGACAGAACGAGTTCGATTTCATTTCGGACTTTGTCAATAAACAGCAGCCGAGTACTGTAAGCTGCTGA